In the Streptomyces fradiae ATCC 10745 = DSM 40063 genome, one interval contains:
- a CDS encoding DUF6479 family protein, with protein MNALITHSAEFAATKDHLVGIGPLVAGVLLVGFLIGAFWLGRRIWTREPAPPTLEEQPHRPPDSGLPGEVEGRRRPAEVPQSERRLMPYELKHESTEPDMSPQSDDDRKWRGSPSGGFGSGGPTTGG; from the coding sequence ATGAACGCACTCATCACGCACAGCGCGGAATTCGCCGCGACGAAGGACCACCTCGTGGGGATCGGTCCGCTGGTGGCGGGTGTCCTGCTGGTCGGATTCCTCATCGGCGCGTTCTGGCTGGGCCGACGGATCTGGACCAGGGAGCCGGCGCCGCCGACCCTGGAGGAGCAGCCCCACCGGCCGCCGGACTCCGGGCTGCCGGGCGAGGTGGAGGGCCGCCGCAGGCCCGCCGAGGTGCCGCAGAGCGAGCGGCGGCTGATGCCGTACGAGCTGAAGCACGAGAGCACCGAGCCGGACATGTCGCCCCAGTCGGACGACGACCGCAAGTGGAGGGGCTCGCCGAGCGGCGGCTTCGGCAGCGGCGGCCCCACCACCGGCGGCTGA
- a CDS encoding rodlin encodes MIKKALATAGVAAAVLGAGAPMAAAVGDHGVETANGNFATQSYGNTYTGGYMSPQIGLIQGSFNKPCLGLPVQADVQNVVGLLNIGVQDILNDTQNQQCAENSTAVKGDSALSHILENVLSENGSAAVD; translated from the coding sequence ATGATCAAGAAGGCTCTGGCTACGGCCGGCGTCGCGGCGGCCGTCCTCGGCGCCGGCGCGCCGATGGCCGCCGCCGTCGGCGACCACGGCGTGGAGACCGCGAACGGCAACTTCGCCACGCAGTCCTACGGCAACACCTACACCGGCGGGTACATGAGCCCGCAGATCGGGCTCATCCAGGGCTCGTTCAACAAGCCGTGCCTGGGGCTGCCGGTCCAGGCCGACGTCCAGAACGTCGTGGGCCTGCTCAACATCGGCGTCCAGGACATCCTGAACGACACGCAGAACCAGCAGTGCGCGGAGAACTCCACCGCGGTCAAGGGCGACAGCGCCCTGTCGCACATCCTGGAGAACGTCCTCTCCGAGAACGGCTCCGCCGCCGTCGACTGA
- a CDS encoding rodlin, translating to MIKKVLAGAGIAAAVLGAGAPMAAAVGDHNVETANGNFSKQAYGNTMTGGHMSPQIGLVQGTLNKPCLGVPVQADIQNVVGLINVGVQDILNDTQNQQCAENSTAVKGDSALSHILENVLSENGSVAVD from the coding sequence ATGATCAAGAAGGTTCTGGCCGGCGCCGGTATCGCCGCGGCCGTCCTGGGCGCGGGTGCCCCGATGGCCGCCGCCGTGGGCGACCACAACGTGGAGACCGCGAACGGCAACTTCTCCAAGCAGGCCTACGGCAACACGATGACCGGCGGCCACATGAGCCCGCAGATCGGCCTCGTCCAGGGCACGCTGAACAAGCCCTGCCTCGGCGTGCCGGTCCAGGCCGACATCCAGAACGTCGTGGGCCTGATCAACGTCGGCGTCCAGGACATCCTGAACGACACGCAGAACCAGCAGTGCGCGGAGAACTCCACCGCGGTCAAGGGCGACAGCGCCCTGTCGCACATCCTGGAGAACGTCCTCTCCGAGAACGGCTCCGTCGCCGTCGACTGA
- a CDS encoding bifunctional 3'-5' exonuclease/DNA polymerase, whose protein sequence is MSDRWVLDAVEGGGARLVPLDRDGMPAGPVVTEPDLVTAVRSRPEAGRWVWRSTAGLYPLLLAAGVRVERCYDVEAAEQLLLGHEGRLGEPRSAAAAWARLHHRPVPPDRPARAAEPGAQSPLFEADPGGPELPFAGLLEVYAEQQRRHGAAEHPDRMRLLTAAESAGTLVAAEMHRAGLPWRADVHRAVLHELLGERYAGGGEPRRLAELAAAVSAAFGRPVRPDLPADVVKAFAEAGIRVRSTRRWELAEVDHPAVEPLLAYKSLYRIWTAHGWSWLQDWVRDGRFRPEYVPGGTVSGRWTTNGGGALQIPKVIRRAVVADDGWRLVVADADQLEPRVLAAISRDPGLMEVAGHDGDLYTRLSDRAFAGSRDQAKLALLGAIYGQTSGDGLKNLAALRRRFPRAVAYVDDAARAGEEGRFVRTWLGRTSPRAVGAGDAEEAGIPQDDGHAPVGTGADARARGRFTRNFVVQGSAADWALLMLAALRRALAGMRAELVFFQHDEVVVHCPAHEAEAVAGAIRAAGDLAGRIAFGATPVRFPFTVAVVERYSDAK, encoded by the coding sequence GTGAGCGATCGGTGGGTGCTGGACGCGGTCGAGGGGGGCGGGGCGAGGCTGGTCCCCCTCGACCGGGACGGCATGCCCGCCGGGCCCGTCGTCACCGAGCCCGACCTGGTGACGGCGGTGCGGTCGCGGCCGGAGGCCGGCCGGTGGGTGTGGCGGTCCACGGCCGGCCTCTATCCGCTCCTCCTCGCCGCCGGGGTCCGCGTCGAGCGGTGCTACGACGTCGAGGCCGCCGAGCAGCTGCTCCTCGGGCACGAGGGGCGGCTCGGGGAGCCCCGGTCGGCCGCGGCGGCCTGGGCGCGGCTGCACCACCGCCCCGTCCCGCCCGACCGGCCGGCGCGCGCGGCCGAGCCGGGGGCGCAGTCCCCCCTGTTCGAGGCGGACCCCGGCGGCCCGGAGCTGCCGTTCGCGGGCCTGCTGGAGGTCTACGCCGAGCAGCAGCGCCGGCACGGGGCGGCCGAGCACCCGGACCGGATGCGGCTGCTGACGGCGGCCGAGTCGGCCGGGACGCTGGTCGCCGCCGAGATGCACCGGGCGGGCCTGCCGTGGCGGGCGGACGTGCACCGCGCGGTGCTGCACGAGCTGCTCGGCGAGCGGTACGCGGGCGGGGGCGAGCCGCGCCGCCTCGCGGAGCTGGCGGCCGCGGTGTCGGCGGCGTTCGGCCGGCCGGTCCGCCCCGACCTGCCGGCGGACGTGGTGAAGGCGTTCGCGGAGGCCGGGATCAGGGTGCGTTCGACGCGCCGCTGGGAGCTCGCGGAGGTGGACCACCCCGCGGTGGAGCCGCTCCTCGCGTACAAGAGCCTCTACCGGATCTGGACGGCGCACGGGTGGAGCTGGCTGCAGGACTGGGTGCGCGACGGGCGGTTCCGGCCCGAGTACGTGCCGGGCGGCACGGTCAGCGGCCGGTGGACGACCAACGGCGGCGGGGCCCTGCAGATCCCGAAGGTGATCCGGCGGGCGGTCGTCGCCGACGACGGCTGGCGGCTCGTCGTCGCGGACGCCGACCAGCTGGAGCCGCGCGTGCTGGCGGCGATCTCCCGCGATCCGGGACTCATGGAGGTGGCGGGGCATGACGGCGACCTGTACACACGGCTGTCGGACCGGGCCTTCGCGGGCAGCCGCGACCAGGCGAAGCTGGCGCTGCTGGGCGCGATCTACGGACAGACCAGCGGCGACGGCCTGAAGAACCTGGCGGCGCTGCGGCGCCGCTTCCCGCGCGCGGTGGCGTACGTGGACGACGCGGCGCGCGCGGGCGAGGAGGGCCGCTTCGTCCGCACGTGGCTGGGCCGGACCAGCCCGCGCGCGGTGGGCGCCGGGGACGCCGAGGAGGCAGGCATCCCGCAGGACGACGGGCACGCCCCGGTGGGCACCGGCGCGGACGCCCGCGCGCGGGGCCGGTTCACACGGAACTTCGTGGTGCAGGGCAGCGCCGCCGACTGGGCGCTGCTGATGCTGGCCGCGCTGCGCCGGGCCCTCGCCGGGATGCGGGCCGAGCTGGTCTTCTTCCAGCACGACGAGGTGGTGGTGCACTGCCCCGCGCACGAGGCGGAGGCGGTCGCCGGGGCGATCCGCGCGGCCGGCGACCTGGCCGGGCGGATCGCCTTCGGGGCGACACCGGTGCGGTTCCCGTTCACGGTGGCGGTGGTGGAGCGGTACTCCGACGCGAAGTGA
- a CDS encoding DUF2786 domain-containing protein, producing the protein MERALGTALYAEGTAALDTAASLLAADPAADAELARRGGELLGRAWARGWQPADVVRLVRRDLEQHHVRLVSGLVAAESAGYAHLPPRWREQLAALDAAPWRADRFSYATAVLELYRLLSRLPALEPVAPPPGAQSPATPVVGEPRMLARIRALLAKAEATGYPEEAEALTAKAQELMARHSLDEAALAARAHGGGSADGPAAVRIGVEPPYETAKAILLDAVAGANRCRAVWNEEFGFSTVVGYEADLEAVELLYTSLLVQGQAAMATAEAAQRAGGRKRTKTFRQSFLLAYAQRLGDRLAATSRRVAAEEPTLLPVLAARDVAVSARTDSMFPGATTTRVRGATDQAGWDHGRAAADRADTGGAAHRAVRGGAPGSRPRAGGGGGAA; encoded by the coding sequence GTGGAGCGGGCCCTCGGGACGGCCCTGTACGCGGAGGGCACGGCGGCCCTCGACACGGCCGCCTCGCTGCTCGCCGCCGACCCGGCGGCCGACGCGGAGCTGGCGCGGCGCGGCGGGGAACTGCTGGGCCGGGCCTGGGCGCGCGGCTGGCAGCCCGCCGACGTGGTGCGGCTCGTCCGCCGCGACCTGGAGCAGCACCACGTGCGGCTCGTGTCCGGACTGGTGGCCGCCGAGTCCGCCGGGTACGCGCACCTGCCGCCGCGCTGGCGGGAGCAGCTCGCCGCGCTGGACGCCGCACCGTGGCGGGCCGACCGGTTCTCGTACGCGACGGCCGTGCTGGAGCTGTACCGCCTGCTGTCCCGGCTGCCCGCCCTGGAACCGGTCGCCCCGCCGCCGGGCGCGCAGTCGCCGGCCACGCCCGTCGTGGGAGAGCCGCGCATGCTGGCCCGCATCCGCGCCCTGCTGGCCAAGGCGGAGGCGACCGGGTACCCCGAGGAGGCCGAGGCGCTCACCGCGAAGGCCCAGGAGCTGATGGCCCGCCACAGCCTGGACGAGGCGGCCCTGGCCGCCCGCGCGCACGGGGGCGGCTCCGCGGACGGGCCCGCGGCGGTGCGGATCGGTGTGGAGCCCCCGTACGAGACGGCGAAGGCCATCCTGCTGGACGCGGTCGCCGGCGCGAACCGCTGCAGGGCCGTGTGGAACGAGGAGTTCGGCTTCTCGACGGTGGTGGGCTACGAGGCCGACCTGGAGGCGGTCGAGCTGCTGTACACCTCGCTGCTGGTGCAGGGGCAGGCCGCGATGGCCACGGCGGAGGCGGCGCAGCGGGCGGGCGGCCGCAAGCGCACCAAGACCTTCCGCCAGTCGTTCCTGCTGGCGTACGCGCAGCGGCTCGGCGACCGTCTGGCGGCCACGTCCCGGCGGGTGGCCGCCGAGGAGCCGACGCTGCTGCCCGTCCTCGCGGCGCGGGACGTGGCCGTGTCGGCCCGTACGGACAGCATGTTCCCCGGGGCCACGACGACCAGGGTGCGGGGTGCCACGGACCAGGCCGGGTGGGACCACGGCAGGGCGGCGGCCGACCGGGCCGACACGGGCGGCGCGGCGCACCGGGCCGTACGCGGCGGTGCCCCCGGCTCCCGGCCGCGCGCGGGGGGCGGGGGAGGGGCGGCGTAG
- the rpsN gene encoding 30S ribosomal protein S14, whose amino-acid sequence MAKRSKIARNERRKAVVDRYAERRAELKELIRRPGTPEEERTAALAELRRQPRDASPTRVRNRDAVDGRPRGHLRKFGVSRVRLRELAHAGQLPGVRKSSW is encoded by the coding sequence ATGGCCAAGAGGAGCAAGATCGCGCGGAACGAGCGGCGGAAGGCCGTCGTCGACCGGTACGCCGAACGCCGCGCCGAGCTGAAGGAACTGATCCGCCGTCCGGGCACCCCGGAGGAGGAGCGGACGGCCGCCTTGGCGGAGCTGCGCCGCCAGCCGCGCGACGCCAGCCCCACGCGCGTGCGCAACCGCGACGCCGTGGACGGCCGGCCGCGCGGCCACCTGCGCAAGTTCGGTGTCTCACGGGTGCGCCTGCGGGAGCTGGCACACGCCGGCCAGCTCCCCGGCGTGCGCAAGTCGTCCTGGTAG
- the rpmB gene encoding 50S ribosomal protein L28, producing the protein MSAHCQLTGAKPGFGNRISHSHRRTSRRFDPNIQRKRYWLPSEGRYVRLTLSARGVKTVDVIGVEAAVARIRARGGKV; encoded by the coding sequence TTGTCCGCCCACTGCCAGCTGACCGGCGCCAAGCCGGGCTTCGGCAACCGCATCTCCCACTCCCACCGGCGCACCTCCCGCCGCTTCGACCCCAACATCCAGCGCAAGCGCTACTGGCTGCCCAGCGAGGGCCGGTACGTGCGGCTCACCCTCAGCGCCCGCGGCGTCAAGACCGTGGACGTGATCGGCGTCGAGGCCGCCGTGGCCCGCATCCGCGCGCGAGGGGGGAAGGTCTGA
- the rpmG gene encoding 50S ribosomal protein L33: MARDEVRPIIKLRSTAGTGYTYVTRKNRRNDPDRLTLRKYDPVVGRHVDFREER; this comes from the coding sequence ATGGCCCGCGACGAAGTACGCCCGATCATCAAGCTCCGGTCCACCGCCGGAACCGGCTACACCTACGTGACCCGCAAGAACCGCCGGAACGACCCCGACCGCCTGACCCTGCGCAAGTACGACCCGGTGGTCGGCCGGCACGTCGACTTCCGAGAGGAGCGCTGA
- a CDS encoding CobW family GTP-binding protein: MSVPLSVALVGGLHSEARRAAVDRLLASVPGSVALHHDLSTAAERGTVVRTVRDATGVLSTGEAPLVNDCACCALREDLVPELERLADAGLTRLAVVELWDSVEPKAMAEVVAAAGLDLTGVVTAVDPALVLPCLGNGDDLADAGLAAAATDQRTVADTWARQLEYAPVLAVLDSPEADDEDRALLAQLHPTARHVAVPDGDLAAAVLAGFDVEAAAAAQHPACALLPQEADAAGVGTYVWRARRPFHPGRLYAALEDLTCAAARSRGRFWLADRPDTLLHWDAAGGALCVEGVGPWLAALPDAAWEMVPPVRRAAAALDWDPEFGDRCQHLVFTSPGLDREGLAELLGSCLLTDAEYAAGRTAWQRLPSAFDTLLEV; the protein is encoded by the coding sequence ATGTCCGTCCCGCTCTCCGTCGCCCTCGTCGGCGGCCTGCACTCCGAAGCCCGCCGCGCCGCGGTCGACCGGCTCCTCGCCTCCGTACCCGGCAGCGTCGCCCTGCACCACGACCTGTCCACCGCGGCCGAGCGCGGCACCGTGGTCCGCACGGTCCGCGACGCGACCGGCGTGCTGTCCACCGGCGAGGCGCCCCTCGTCAACGACTGCGCCTGCTGCGCGCTGCGCGAGGACCTGGTGCCCGAGCTGGAGCGGCTCGCCGATGCCGGGCTGACCCGGCTCGCGGTCGTCGAGCTGTGGGACTCCGTGGAGCCCAAGGCGATGGCCGAGGTGGTGGCCGCCGCCGGGCTCGACCTGACCGGTGTCGTCACCGCCGTCGACCCCGCCCTGGTCCTGCCCTGCCTGGGCAACGGCGACGACCTGGCCGACGCGGGACTCGCCGCCGCCGCCACCGACCAGCGGACCGTCGCCGACACCTGGGCCCGGCAGCTCGAGTACGCTCCCGTGCTCGCCGTCCTGGACAGCCCGGAGGCCGATGACGAGGACCGGGCCCTGCTCGCCCAGCTCCACCCGACCGCCCGTCACGTCGCCGTACCGGACGGGGACCTGGCCGCTGCCGTACTCGCCGGGTTCGACGTGGAGGCCGCCGCGGCGGCGCAGCACCCGGCCTGCGCGCTGCTGCCGCAGGAGGCCGACGCGGCCGGGGTGGGCACGTACGTGTGGCGCGCCCGGCGGCCCTTCCACCCCGGCCGGCTGTACGCCGCCCTGGAGGACCTGACGTGCGCCGCCGCCCGCAGCCGGGGCCGCTTCTGGCTCGCCGACCGCCCCGACACGCTGCTGCACTGGGACGCGGCGGGCGGCGCCCTGTGCGTGGAGGGCGTGGGCCCCTGGCTGGCCGCCCTGCCGGACGCCGCCTGGGAGATGGTCCCCCCGGTGCGCCGCGCCGCCGCCGCGCTGGACTGGGACCCGGAGTTCGGCGACCGCTGCCAGCACCTGGTCTTCACCTCGCCCGGCCTGGACCGGGAGGGGCTCGCCGAACTGCTCGGCTCCTGCCTGCTCACCGACGCCGAGTACGCCGCCGGCCGCACGGCCTGGC